The genomic interval TTGAGGCTCCTGTACGTAATGCATCTGTTTTATATTTAAGTAAAAGTCGTTCTCCCCAAATTATTCCGGGTTTTTCAATAAACTTCCAAGTCCAATGCGCCAGACTAACAATAATAGTTAATACAGCAAATACTAATAGATTATTTCCCAACAACGAATGAGTAGTAATGTAGCGAATAAATTCACCTGTCTGGGGTTCTTGCAACATGGGCGCAAAATTATGATGACTTAATGCTGAGACAACTATAGATGCACTTATCAAAAGAAAAATCACTGCAAAATGAATCATATAAATGGAATAAGATAATTTTCCTAATCTCATAAAAAAAGAATGTTTCAATAAGGAAGAGAAAAAACCACCCTCTAGTGAATAGACAATAATAACCATACAAAACCAAATGCTCGCTATGATTCCTTGATGTTTGATATTCCAATTTAAAAGAACAACAATCATGAATAAACCCAATCCTTCAAGTAGCGTAAGGATTTGTTTTGGTAAAGAATAAATTAAGATTTGTTGATAAACATAATATGCGAGGATGCCCGCAAAAAAGCAAGAACAGACCCGTAAAATGTTATTATTAAGAATATCTAAATGCATTGCTAAACATAAAAATGAAAATCCACAAATAATGGCAAAAAGTGAAAGGCTCAATTTACGGCTTAATATAAGTATTACAGCAAAAAGCATATAAACATACAGCTCTGCGCTAATGCTCCATGAAGGGCCATTAAATGATAAAGGCTCAGCTTGGTTAAGCCATGATTGCAATAATAAAAGATTGGGGAGAACTTCTTTTAATGAATTTCTTCCTGAAAAGGCATGGCCGTTGAAATTAAATCCTTTCGTTTCAGCATACCATTTCCCACATTCAAAAAGAATGAATAAAGCAAGCATAAAAAAATGGAGGGGATAAAGACGAAAGATGCGTTTGATGATAAATGGATTAAAATCATGATAATTGTTGAAGGCGTTTTTATAGGTATGAAATAAGACAAACCCGCTTAAAACGAAAAAAAACTCTACACATAAATGAGCGTTTCTAAAGAAATTAAGTTCCGTGATGGTTCCGGGAACATGCAAATGAAAGAGAACTACAGATAGTGCGCACAGTCCTCTGAAGCTATCAAGCACGATAAAGCGTTTTGTTTGTCCCATTAAGGTTTATTCATCCGGTTTTGGTGTCATTAGTTTATAACAATTGCATATACTTGAAAATCTTAAATCGATTTGTCGTGATTAGTTCAATGTTTCGC from Legionella sainthelensi carries:
- a CDS encoding acyltransferase family protein — encoded protein: MGQTKRFIVLDSFRGLCALSVVLFHLHVPGTITELNFFRNAHLCVEFFFVLSGFVLFHTYKNAFNNYHDFNPFIIKRIFRLYPLHFFMLALFILFECGKWYAETKGFNFNGHAFSGRNSLKEVLPNLLLLQSWLNQAEPLSFNGPSWSISAELYVYMLFAVILILSRKLSLSLFAIICGFSFLCLAMHLDILNNNILRVCSCFFAGILAYYVYQQILIYSLPKQILTLLEGLGLFMIVVLLNWNIKHQGIIASIWFCMVIIVYSLEGGFFSSLLKHSFFMRLGKLSYSIYMIHFAVIFLLISASIVVSALSHHNFAPMLQEPQTGEFIRYITTHSLLGNNLLVFAVLTIIVSLAHWTWKFIEKPGIIWGERLLLKYKTDALRTGASITEPSS